One region of Parerythrobacter jejuensis genomic DNA includes:
- a CDS encoding class I SAM-dependent methyltransferase, which yields MTDKAAWQGRVGTTWATHWARTDRSFTGLTDRLLGRASARPIRQALDIGCGAGELSLALGRGHSMAEIIGVDVSDELIAVAKDRGSHLANVSFACGDAAEWSKPGFAPDLLVSRHGVMFFDDPVASFEHLASIADHDARLVFSCFRDSSENAWSERILSLLPAGLGDIPDPYAPGPFAFADPKRVEMILSRAGWIDISIEPVDYAFVAGAGDDAVEEAVKHFLLIGPAASAAAELDDEEKGRFVGRLRRFLANSADGSIVALRAGAWIVSARPGRR from the coding sequence ATGACCGACAAGGCAGCGTGGCAAGGGCGTGTGGGTACGACGTGGGCAACGCATTGGGCTCGAACGGACCGCAGCTTCACAGGCCTGACCGACCGGCTTTTGGGTCGTGCCAGCGCCAGGCCGATCAGGCAGGCATTGGATATCGGTTGCGGGGCAGGCGAATTGTCGCTTGCGCTCGGCCGGGGCCATTCCATGGCCGAAATCATCGGGGTCGATGTCAGCGATGAGCTGATTGCCGTTGCCAAGGATCGCGGCAGCCATCTTGCCAATGTCAGCTTCGCATGCGGCGATGCAGCCGAATGGAGCAAGCCGGGCTTTGCACCAGACCTTTTGGTCTCGCGCCATGGGGTCATGTTCTTCGATGACCCGGTCGCTTCGTTCGAGCATCTTGCATCGATTGCTGATCACGACGCCCGCCTGGTCTTCAGTTGCTTCCGCGACTCCTCCGAAAACGCATGGTCGGAACGGATTCTCAGCCTGCTCCCTGCGGGCCTTGGCGATATTCCGGATCCGTATGCCCCAGGTCCCTTTGCGTTTGCCGATCCCAAGCGTGTCGAAATGATCCTCTCTCGCGCAGGCTGGATCGACATTTCCATCGAGCCGGTTGATTACGCCTTCGTTGCCGGCGCCGGAGATGACGCGGTGGAGGAGGCGGTAAAGCACTTCTTGTTGATCGGGCCCGCCGCCAGTGCGGCGGCCGAACTTGATGACGAGGAGAAGGGGCGATTTGTCGGGCGGCTACGACGCTTCCTTGCCAACAGCGCCGATGGATCGATAGTTGCGCTGCGTGCCGGCGCCTGGATTGTCTCCGCGCGGCCGGGGCGTCGCTAG
- the recA gene encoding recombinase RecA translates to MSANLKLVEKEKTVDRQKALDAALAQIDRAFGKGSAMKLGSKEAMNIESISTGSLGLDIALGIGGLPKGRVIEVYGPESSGKTTLALHVLAEAQKSGGSVAFVDAEHALDPVYAKALGVDIDELIVSQPDTGEQALEIVDTLVRSNAIDVLVVDSVAALVPRAEIEGEMGDSHVGLQARLMSQSLRKLTGSINRSKCMVIFINQLRMKIGVMYGNPETTTGGNALKFYASVRLDIRRTGQIKDRDEVVGNSTRVKVVKNKVAPPFKQVEFDIMYGKGISKTGEILDLGVKAGVVEKSGSWFSYDSVRIGQGRENSKTYLDENPEVRDKLEAVIRGKTDEVAEEMMTGPDAED, encoded by the coding sequence ATGTCCGCCAATCTGAAGCTGGTTGAAAAGGAAAAAACCGTGGACCGTCAGAAGGCGCTGGACGCCGCCCTTGCACAGATTGATCGCGCTTTCGGAAAAGGCTCGGCAATGAAGCTGGGCTCGAAAGAGGCGATGAATATCGAATCGATCTCTACCGGCTCGCTCGGCCTCGATATCGCATTGGGAATTGGCGGTCTGCCCAAGGGCCGCGTGATTGAAGTCTACGGGCCGGAAAGCTCGGGCAAGACGACGCTCGCTTTGCATGTTCTGGCCGAGGCACAGAAATCTGGCGGCAGTGTCGCCTTCGTCGATGCGGAGCATGCGCTCGACCCTGTTTATGCCAAGGCCTTGGGCGTCGATATCGACGAACTGATCGTCTCGCAGCCCGATACCGGAGAACAAGCGCTGGAAATCGTCGACACATTGGTGCGCTCCAATGCGATTGACGTGCTGGTGGTCGATTCGGTCGCCGCGCTGGTGCCGCGGGCAGAGATCGAGGGCGAAATGGGCGACAGCCATGTCGGCCTCCAAGCCCGCCTGATGAGCCAGTCTTTGCGCAAGCTGACGGGTTCGATCAACCGTTCCAAATGCATGGTCATCTTCATCAACCAGCTGCGGATGAAGATCGGTGTGATGTACGGCAATCCGGAAACCACAACCGGCGGCAATGCGCTCAAATTCTACGCTTCGGTCCGTCTCGACATCCGTCGCACTGGGCAGATCAAGGATCGTGACGAAGTGGTCGGCAACTCGACTCGCGTCAAAGTGGTCAAGAACAAGGTCGCCCCGCCGTTCAAGCAGGTCGAGTTCGACATCATGTATGGCAAGGGCATATCCAAGACGGGAGAGATCCTTGATCTTGGCGTCAAGGCCGGCGTGGTCGAGAAGTCGGGCAGCTGGTTCAGCTACGATAGTGTCCGCATCGGGCAGGGCCGCGAAAACTCGAAAACCTATCTCGATGAAAACCCTGAAGTTCGCGACAAGTTGGAAGCCGTCATCCGCGGTAAAACCGACGAGGTCGCCGAGGAGATGATGACCGGTCCTGACGCGGAGGACTGA
- a CDS encoding hybrid sensor histidine kinase/response regulator, with translation MKLVPSGQGTTKVSPIWGGLGIALLASIGAVWFVSQLPVLTIAYAAGLATLVVLAIALGRSRPVAQEDELAQPDWSVTVAAINRDDSGVAITDRANRLVCANTRYADQFGVGKAPPNIALDGPSHEALTRVAREAWRDGSSIADRVSSPDGARIWRAEAERAGRGDDYLLWRFRSLEAGDAAGELAQQVSGTFGTMLSRAGVEAALVGADGVIRAVAPGFAERASGDANATLAGQDYVSLLRTDERDRIYFSREGRRGTPHALVHVPLNNPDDQRGAAADEVPSLMLLVEHGIALGAGEDTGTANATPQLESLLGALPLGLAMTDRDGRFLFGNAPFLRAIDREEQGLPQYPSDLVVKEDKGALADAVRRFGKGSANSGDMAIRLRSVPEDPVSLGLAGVRGLGDAAVLLSLADSSEETKLKRQVAQATKMQAVGQLAGGVAHDFNNVLTAIIGYCDLMLLRHTPGDSDYDDIQQIRANSNRAASLTRQLLAFSRQQTLRPEVVQLPDVVSEVNQLLKRLVGEKIEFTVRHDRDLGPVRADPSQLEQVIINLAVNARDAIQSGGNSKGRLTMATRRVLAKDVQGMGSDILPVGDYTALIVQDTGGGIPDDVLPKIFEPFFTTKEQGKGTGLGLSTVYGIVKQSGGFIFADNVAGAGGKPSGARFTIYLPVHHGDVPAAASKDDDAPPSEWSGGGKLLLVEDEDMVRAVAERALSRAGYAVTACADGEEGLAAIANGGSFDLVVSDVVMPGMDGPAMARAIRRVAPSIPFLFMSGYAEEQLRNDIDIDNMHFIPKPFSVQQISQKVGEVLGASQDR, from the coding sequence ATGAAACTGGTTCCGTCGGGGCAGGGGACGACGAAGGTTTCACCGATCTGGGGAGGTCTTGGCATAGCCTTGCTCGCCAGCATCGGTGCGGTCTGGTTTGTCAGCCAGTTGCCGGTCCTGACCATTGCCTATGCTGCAGGCTTGGCGACTTTGGTGGTGTTGGCGATCGCATTGGGTCGATCCCGGCCGGTGGCGCAGGAGGACGAGCTTGCTCAACCGGACTGGTCGGTAACCGTTGCGGCCATTAATCGCGATGATTCCGGAGTTGCGATTACTGACCGGGCGAACCGGCTTGTGTGCGCGAATACCCGCTATGCCGACCAGTTCGGCGTCGGCAAGGCACCACCCAATATTGCCCTTGATGGCCCGTCGCACGAAGCGCTGACCCGTGTTGCGCGCGAGGCGTGGCGCGATGGTTCTTCGATCGCGGACCGGGTTTCCAGCCCCGATGGCGCCCGCATTTGGCGAGCCGAAGCGGAGCGGGCCGGGCGCGGTGATGACTATTTGCTGTGGCGTTTCCGTTCGCTCGAAGCTGGTGATGCTGCCGGAGAATTGGCACAGCAGGTCAGCGGAACTTTTGGCACCATGCTTTCGCGTGCGGGAGTGGAGGCTGCCCTGGTAGGCGCGGATGGTGTCATCCGGGCAGTCGCGCCGGGCTTCGCGGAACGCGCATCGGGCGATGCCAATGCGACTCTGGCCGGGCAGGACTATGTTTCCTTGCTGCGCACTGACGAACGCGACCGGATTTACTTCAGCCGTGAGGGCCGTCGCGGCACGCCGCACGCGCTGGTCCATGTGCCGCTTAACAATCCGGATGACCAGCGCGGCGCGGCGGCCGACGAGGTGCCCTCGCTAATGCTGCTGGTCGAGCATGGTATCGCATTGGGAGCGGGCGAGGACACCGGCACGGCGAATGCGACACCGCAGCTCGAATCATTGCTAGGCGCATTGCCCCTCGGCCTTGCGATGACCGATCGTGACGGCCGGTTCCTGTTCGGCAACGCGCCCTTCTTGCGCGCAATCGATCGCGAAGAGCAGGGATTGCCGCAATATCCGTCCGACCTGGTGGTGAAAGAAGACAAGGGCGCGCTGGCCGATGCCGTGCGCCGGTTCGGCAAGGGATCGGCCAATAGCGGAGACATGGCGATCCGGCTGCGCAGTGTGCCGGAAGATCCCGTCTCGCTCGGCCTTGCCGGAGTGCGCGGACTTGGTGATGCGGCGGTCTTGCTGAGCCTCGCTGATTCCTCGGAAGAGACGAAGCTGAAACGCCAGGTTGCGCAAGCGACCAAGATGCAGGCGGTCGGCCAGTTGGCCGGCGGTGTCGCGCATGACTTCAACAATGTACTGACCGCGATCATCGGATATTGCGATCTCATGCTGTTGCGCCATACGCCGGGTGATAGCGACTATGACGATATCCAGCAGATCCGCGCGAACTCCAATCGTGCCGCCAGCCTGACGCGGCAATTACTCGCCTTCAGTCGCCAGCAAACCTTGCGGCCCGAAGTGGTCCAGCTGCCCGATGTGGTCAGCGAAGTGAACCAGTTGCTCAAGCGGCTGGTAGGCGAGAAGATCGAATTTACAGTTCGTCATGATCGCGATCTGGGACCGGTCCGAGCCGATCCGAGCCAGTTGGAACAGGTGATCATCAACCTGGCCGTCAATGCCCGCGATGCCATCCAGTCAGGCGGCAACAGTAAAGGGCGCCTGACGATGGCGACCCGGCGGGTGTTGGCAAAAGACGTGCAGGGCATGGGGTCCGACATCTTGCCGGTGGGCGACTATACCGCATTGATAGTGCAGGATACCGGGGGTGGCATTCCCGATGATGTTCTGCCCAAGATTTTCGAACCGTTCTTTACGACCAAAGAGCAGGGCAAGGGCACAGGGCTGGGCCTGTCGACAGTCTACGGGATCGTGAAGCAGTCCGGCGGCTTCATTTTTGCGGACAATGTCGCCGGGGCCGGGGGCAAGCCGAGCGGCGCGCGCTTTACGATCTATCTGCCGGTCCATCACGGTGATGTGCCTGCGGCGGCTTCGAAGGATGACGATGCACCGCCAAGTGAATGGTCGGGCGGGGGCAAGCTCCTGCTGGTCGAGGACGAGGACATGGTGCGGGCCGTGGCCGAGCGCGCTCTGAGCCGCGCAGGCTACGCAGTGACTGCATGTGCAGATGGGGAAGAGGGGTTGGCCGCGATTGCCAATGGCGGCAGTTTTGACCTGGTCGTTTCCGATGTGGTGATGCCTGGGATGGATGGCCCTGCCATGGCGCGCGCGATCCGCCGTGTAGCGCCTTCGATCCCGTTCCTGTTCATGTCCGGCTACGCCGAGGAGCAGCTGCGCAACGATATCGATATCGACAACATGCACTTTATTCCCAAACCCTTCAGCGTGCAGCAGATTTCCCAGAAAGTGGGCGAGGTTTTGGGTGCCTCGCAAGACCGCTAG
- a CDS encoding bifunctional GNAT family N-acetyltransferase/carbon-nitrogen hydrolase family protein, which yields MTQSSSKARLEVRQAELADVRAIADLVRRAYADLPAYTHGEIRGQLNNYPEGCFVAKLDGKLVGYCASMRLSERVALSDHSWDEVTGNGFGSRHNAKGDWLYGYEMCVDPKSRGTRIGRRLYEERRALAERLELSGIVFGGRMPNLAKAMRRKRHPVDGPEDYLAQVTDSKIHDPVLRFQLANGFEPQGIISNYLPEDRQSKAFAVRMVWRNPYVDSDSPKKHRVPRDVQSVRIATCQLQARAVSDFDEFMKQIEYFVDVAADYEADFIVFPELFTLMLLSAEDEEQAPLESIELLSRYTPRIRKALSELALNYNINIIGGSHPTRMEDGDIHNVAYVCLRDGSIHEQEKIHPTPNEAYWWNIKGGDSIDAIPTDCGPIGVLICYDSEFPELARRLVDEGARIIFVPFCTDSRQGYMRVRYCAQARAIENQCYVVMSGNVGNLPNVANMDIQYAQSCILTPCDFPFARDGIAAEASENVETLTISDVNLADLSWARAEGTVQNLADRRFDLYRIEWDKRVGQISPRIGEEPDGSAPSTGRHAGRGG from the coding sequence ATGACCCAGTCGAGTAGCAAAGCCCGTTTGGAAGTCCGCCAGGCAGAGCTCGCCGATGTGCGCGCCATCGCCGATCTCGTTCGCAGAGCCTACGCGGACCTGCCCGCTTACACCCATGGCGAAATCAGGGGGCAGCTGAACAACTATCCCGAAGGATGCTTCGTGGCGAAGCTGGATGGCAAGCTGGTTGGCTATTGCGCGTCGATGCGCCTTTCCGAGAGAGTAGCCCTCTCCGATCACAGTTGGGACGAGGTCACCGGCAATGGGTTCGGCAGCCGGCATAATGCCAAAGGCGATTGGCTATACGGCTATGAAATGTGCGTTGATCCGAAAAGCCGCGGCACACGCATAGGCCGTCGCCTTTACGAAGAGCGCCGCGCGCTTGCAGAACGGCTCGAGCTGAGCGGGATCGTGTTTGGCGGACGTATGCCCAACCTAGCCAAGGCGATGCGGCGCAAGCGGCATCCGGTAGATGGGCCGGAAGACTACCTCGCCCAGGTGACAGATTCAAAAATCCACGACCCGGTCCTGCGCTTCCAGCTCGCCAACGGGTTCGAGCCTCAGGGCATCATCAGCAACTACCTGCCGGAGGATAGGCAATCCAAGGCATTTGCCGTCCGGATGGTGTGGCGCAACCCATATGTCGACAGCGATTCCCCGAAGAAGCATCGCGTGCCGCGCGATGTGCAAAGCGTGCGGATCGCCACTTGCCAGCTCCAGGCGCGCGCCGTGTCCGATTTCGATGAATTCATGAAGCAAATCGAATATTTCGTGGACGTCGCAGCGGATTACGAGGCCGACTTCATTGTCTTTCCAGAGCTCTTCACGCTGATGCTGTTGAGCGCGGAGGACGAGGAACAGGCCCCGCTGGAATCGATCGAATTGCTCAGCCGGTACACACCGCGTATCCGCAAGGCGTTGAGCGAATTGGCGCTCAACTACAACATCAACATCATCGGCGGTTCGCACCCGACACGCATGGAGGACGGGGACATTCACAATGTCGCCTATGTCTGCCTGCGCGATGGATCGATCCACGAGCAGGAGAAGATCCACCCGACCCCGAACGAGGCCTATTGGTGGAATATCAAGGGCGGCGACAGCATCGATGCCATTCCGACGGATTGTGGCCCGATTGGCGTGCTGATTTGTTACGACAGCGAATTCCCGGAACTCGCGCGCAGGCTGGTCGATGAAGGGGCGCGGATCATCTTTGTGCCGTTCTGCACCGACAGTCGCCAGGGCTATATGCGGGTGCGCTATTGTGCGCAGGCGCGGGCCATCGAGAACCAGTGCTATGTCGTGATGAGCGGCAATGTCGGCAATTTGCCCAATGTCGCCAATATGGACATTCAATACGCACAAAGCTGCATCCTGACTCCGTGCGATTTCCCGTTTGCTCGGGACGGGATCGCCGCGGAAGCAAGCGAGAATGTCGAGACGCTAACGATCAGCGATGTGAACCTCGCCGACCTCAGCTGGGCGCGCGCCGAAGGTACCGTCCAGAATCTCGCGGACAGGCGGTTCGACCTCTATCGGATCGAGTGGGACAAGCGCGTTGGCCAGATCAGCCCGCGCATCGGGGAGGAACCGGACGGCTCTGCCCCTTCCACCGGCCGTCACGCAGGCCGCGGCGGATAA
- a CDS encoding cation:proton antiporter encodes MAGELSPSPILQDALVILGAAGIVIPVFARFKITPVIGFILIGILVGPFGLGALVYDYDWLQYITISDPEGLDPFAEFGIILLLFTIGLELSFNRLWQMRRLVFGLGAMELLVIGSSLAFVLAMMGQFWIGALALGFALAFSSTAIVLPISGTRSPVGRAALSMLLFEDIMIVPIVFILGALAPYAQSDGDSSIVTVLWQGGLVVIALLVLGRIALPRLFAQAARTKSPELFLAASLLVVIGASLATAATGLSPIVGALIAGLLIAETEYHGEVESIMEPFKGLALGIFLITVGMSIDLRSIWENLWPIVAAVVLVLVFKALVTGMLLRFMGARRSTAAETGILMASPSETTLIVLSAAGSAMLIQPGTAQFWQIVTAIGLTVTPLLAMLGRAIGRHVEPVPELTEEERGEPRVIIIGVGRVGMLVADMLKAHDRPYVAIDSDADLISEARKLGYLATFGDAARGDALSRLGIERSPAVVLTMDEPVLAQRLTHKLRKAYPDLLIVARARDSVHAADLYRAGASHAVPETLESSLQLSEAVLGDIGVPMGPVIASIHEKRDEFRDLIQKDAGLEHKPKLRTSSLQN; translated from the coding sequence ATGGCCGGCGAACTCTCCCCCTCCCCGATCCTTCAGGATGCGTTGGTGATTCTTGGAGCGGCAGGGATTGTGATCCCGGTTTTCGCCCGCTTCAAGATCACGCCCGTGATCGGGTTTATCCTGATCGGCATCCTAGTCGGGCCATTCGGCCTGGGCGCGCTGGTCTACGATTATGACTGGCTGCAATATATAACGATATCCGATCCCGAGGGGTTGGACCCCTTTGCCGAATTCGGGATCATCCTGCTGCTCTTCACAATCGGGCTCGAACTCAGCTTTAACCGCCTGTGGCAGATGCGCAGGCTGGTGTTTGGCCTAGGCGCCATGGAATTGTTGGTAATCGGCAGTTCCCTTGCCTTTGTCCTGGCCATGATGGGGCAATTCTGGATTGGCGCGCTCGCGCTGGGCTTCGCCCTCGCATTCTCTTCCACCGCCATTGTGCTGCCGATATCAGGCACGCGATCTCCGGTTGGCCGCGCCGCACTGTCCATGCTTCTGTTCGAAGACATAATGATCGTTCCGATCGTCTTCATTCTCGGCGCGCTGGCCCCTTACGCGCAAAGCGATGGGGACAGCAGCATCGTCACTGTGTTGTGGCAAGGCGGGCTGGTGGTCATCGCGCTGCTCGTCCTGGGCCGGATTGCCCTGCCGCGCCTGTTTGCCCAGGCTGCGCGAACGAAAAGCCCCGAGCTGTTTCTTGCCGCCTCGCTCCTTGTCGTCATCGGGGCGAGCCTGGCTACGGCGGCGACGGGCCTCTCCCCTATTGTCGGCGCGCTGATTGCTGGCCTGCTGATCGCTGAAACCGAATATCACGGCGAGGTCGAGAGCATCATGGAGCCGTTCAAGGGCCTCGCGCTCGGGATCTTCCTGATCACAGTCGGGATGAGCATCGATTTGCGCAGCATTTGGGAGAATCTGTGGCCGATTGTGGCCGCTGTCGTGCTGGTGCTGGTGTTTAAGGCGCTGGTGACCGGCATGTTGTTACGGTTCATGGGGGCACGGCGCAGCACCGCTGCCGAAACAGGCATCCTCATGGCAAGCCCGTCCGAAACGACGCTGATCGTCTTGTCCGCCGCCGGCTCAGCCATGTTGATCCAGCCCGGCACAGCGCAATTCTGGCAGATCGTAACTGCCATCGGCCTGACCGTCACACCGCTGCTGGCCATGCTGGGGCGCGCCATTGGTCGCCATGTCGAACCGGTGCCGGAACTGACCGAGGAAGAGCGCGGCGAGCCACGCGTGATCATCATTGGCGTCGGACGGGTCGGGATGCTGGTGGCCGACATGCTCAAGGCGCATGATCGCCCTTATGTGGCGATCGACAGCGATGCAGACCTGATCTCGGAAGCCCGCAAGCTCGGCTATCTCGCCACATTCGGGGATGCGGCGCGTGGCGACGCCTTGAGCAGGCTGGGGATCGAGAGGTCCCCGGCAGTCGTGCTGACCATGGATGAGCCGGTACTGGCGCAGCGCCTCACCCACAAATTGCGCAAGGCCTATCCGGATCTGCTCATCGTTGCTCGTGCGCGGGACAGTGTCCACGCTGCCGATCTGTACCGCGCCGGTGCCAGCCATGCGGTGCCTGAAACACTCGAGAGCTCGCTGCAACTATCCGAAGCAGTTCTGGGGGATATCGGCGTCCCGATGGGGCCGGTGATCGCCTCTATTCACGAGAAGCGCGACGAATTCCGGGACCTAATCCAGAAAGATGCAGGGCTGGAGCACAAGCCCAAACTGCGCACCAGCTCGCTGCAGAACTAG
- the alaS gene encoding alanine--tRNA ligase, with protein sequence MHSTNDIRRSFLDYFAGQGHAEIASAPLVPYNDPTLMFVNAGMVPFKNVFTGLETPPAATATSSQKCVRAGGKHNDLDNVGYTARHHTFFEMLGNFSFGDYFKEPAIEHAWTLLTKEWGIDADRLTATVYHTDDEAFDLWKKVAGLPEERIIRIATKDNFWAMGDDGPCGPCSEVFFDHGDHIFGGPPGSPDEDGDRFVEIWNLVFMQNVQAAGQVTGELPSKNIDTGMGLERVAAVLQGVHDNYDTDTFKELIGASENLTGVKAEGDQTASHRVIADHLRSTSFLIADGVLPSNEGRGYVLRRIMRRAMRHAHLLGASEPLMHRLVPALVTEMGQAYPELTRGQDLIEETLEREETRFRQTLDKGLRLLDEATGSMSGGDRLDGETAFKLYDTYGFPYDLTEDALRARNISVDEAGFQSAMERQKQAARAAWKGSGQAADSEVWFDIAEREGATEFTGYTSTSGEGRVVALVRDGAEVETAETGDEVIILTNQTPFYGESGGQTGDMGTMSTPDGVKIDITDTGKPLGRLHSHQGKIETGTIRTGDTLHLDVDADRRDRVRANHSATHLVHAALRNRLGGHVTQKGSLVAEERLRFDFSHPKPLSEDDIAAIEAEVNAEIRANEPVTTRLMSPDDAVEAGALALFGEKYGEEVRVLSMGRPGTEGLSYSVELCGGTHVRATGDIQLFRIVSESAVSSGVRRIEALTGDAARQWLVEREDALKATAAALRTNPEEVADRVSALLDERKTLEKELAEARKQLALGGGAGASGPQDETIGDVTFSGQVIEGLNPKDLRGLLDEAKQRIGSGVAAICAVNDGKAAFAAAVTDDLIDRFSAVDLVKAGVEALGGKGGGGRPDMAQGGGPDGSKGEAALDAVRAIIAG encoded by the coding sequence ATGCATTCGACCAACGACATCCGCCGCAGTTTTCTGGACTATTTTGCCGGTCAGGGCCACGCCGAGATCGCCTCTGCGCCGCTGGTGCCGTATAATGATCCGACCTTGATGTTCGTGAATGCGGGCATGGTTCCGTTCAAGAATGTGTTCACCGGTCTGGAAACGCCCCCAGCCGCCACGGCAACAAGCTCGCAGAAATGCGTCCGCGCAGGCGGCAAGCATAACGATCTCGACAATGTCGGTTACACAGCGCGGCATCACACCTTTTTCGAGATGCTCGGCAATTTCTCATTTGGTGATTATTTCAAGGAACCGGCGATCGAACACGCCTGGACTTTGCTGACCAAGGAATGGGGCATCGATGCAGACCGCCTGACTGCGACGGTCTATCACACCGACGATGAAGCCTTCGACCTGTGGAAGAAGGTCGCAGGTCTGCCTGAAGAGCGGATTATCCGTATCGCAACCAAGGATAATTTCTGGGCGATGGGCGATGATGGCCCGTGCGGCCCGTGTTCTGAGGTCTTCTTCGACCATGGCGATCATATCTTCGGAGGTCCGCCGGGATCGCCGGATGAAGACGGCGATCGCTTTGTCGAGATCTGGAACCTCGTCTTCATGCAGAACGTGCAGGCTGCCGGGCAGGTCACTGGCGAGTTGCCCAGCAAGAACATTGATACCGGCATGGGCCTCGAACGCGTCGCGGCCGTGCTGCAAGGTGTCCATGACAATTACGACACCGACACGTTCAAGGAGTTGATCGGCGCGTCCGAGAATTTGACTGGCGTGAAGGCAGAGGGTGACCAAACCGCAAGCCACCGCGTCATCGCCGATCACCTGCGTTCCACCAGTTTCCTGATCGCCGACGGAGTTCTGCCATCCAATGAAGGGCGCGGCTATGTGCTGCGCCGGATCATGCGTCGCGCCATGCGACACGCGCATCTGTTGGGTGCAAGCGAACCGCTGATGCACCGGCTCGTACCTGCCCTGGTGACCGAAATGGGTCAGGCCTATCCCGAGCTGACGCGCGGCCAGGATCTTATCGAAGAAACGCTGGAACGCGAGGAAACCCGGTTCCGCCAGACGCTCGACAAGGGATTGCGACTGCTCGACGAAGCCACTGGCTCGATGAGTGGAGGCGACCGGCTCGATGGCGAAACCGCGTTCAAGCTCTACGACACTTACGGCTTCCCCTACGATTTGACCGAGGATGCGCTGCGGGCCCGCAACATCTCCGTCGATGAGGCCGGCTTTCAGTCTGCAATGGAACGCCAGAAACAAGCCGCGCGGGCAGCGTGGAAGGGTTCTGGCCAGGCGGCAGACAGTGAAGTCTGGTTCGACATTGCCGAGCGCGAAGGCGCGACCGAATTCACCGGCTATACGTCGACAAGCGGCGAAGGCCGGGTCGTCGCGCTGGTCAGGGATGGCGCCGAGGTCGAGACTGCGGAAACAGGTGACGAAGTGATCATCCTGACCAACCAGACGCCGTTCTATGGCGAAAGCGGCGGTCAGACCGGCGATATGGGGACAATGTCCACGCCTGATGGCGTGAAGATCGACATCACCGATACGGGCAAGCCCCTCGGGCGCTTGCATTCGCATCAGGGCAAAATCGAAACCGGCACTATCCGGACCGGCGATACGCTTCATCTTGATGTCGATGCAGACCGACGCGATCGCGTGCGCGCCAACCATTCTGCGACCCACCTGGTCCATGCGGCCTTGCGCAACCGGCTTGGTGGCCATGTTACGCAAAAAGGCTCCTTGGTAGCCGAAGAGCGCCTGCGGTTCGATTTCTCGCATCCGAAACCCCTAAGCGAGGACGATATCGCTGCGATCGAAGCGGAGGTGAATGCGGAAATTCGGGCGAATGAACCGGTCACCACACGTCTGATGAGCCCGGACGATGCCGTCGAAGCGGGTGCCTTGGCCCTGTTTGGCGAGAAATATGGCGAGGAAGTCCGTGTGCTATCGATGGGGCGTCCGGGCACAGAAGGGCTGAGTTATTCGGTCGAGCTGTGTGGCGGCACCCATGTCCGTGCTACTGGCGATATCCAGCTGTTCCGGATCGTATCGGAAAGTGCGGTCAGCTCCGGTGTCCGCCGGATCGAAGCGCTGACCGGCGATGCGGCGCGCCAATGGCTGGTCGAACGCGAAGATGCATTGAAGGCGACTGCCGCTGCATTGCGGACCAATCCGGAAGAGGTCGCAGACCGTGTTTCGGCACTGCTGGACGAACGCAAGACGCTCGAAAAGGAATTGGCCGAAGCGAGGAAGCAACTCGCTCTGGGCGGCGGTGCTGGCGCAAGCGGGCCGCAGGATGAGACCATTGGTGATGTCACCTTCAGCGGACAAGTCATCGAAGGTCTCAATCCCAAGGATCTGCGCGGCCTTCTGGACGAAGCCAAGCAACGTATCGGTTCGGGCGTGGCTGCGATTTGTGCGGTGAATGACGGCAAGGCAGCTTTTGCAGCAGCGGTGACTGATGATCTGATCGACCGTTTCAGCGCGGTCGATCTGGTAAAGGCCGGCGTCGAGGCGCTTGGCGGCAAGGGCGGCGGTGGCCGGCCCGATATGGCCCAGGGTGGCGGCCCCGACGGATCGAAAGGTGAGGCGGCTCTCGATGCAGTGCGCGCGATTATTGCCGGCTAA